In the Helicobacter cetorum MIT 99-5656 genome, CTCAAAGATTGTATGAGGGGGTAGCAACCCCACAAGGCATTATGGGTGTTATCACTTATATGAGAACGGATAGCCTAAATATCGCCAAAGAGGCGATAGAAGAGGCTAGAGCCAAAATTCTAAAAGACTATGGCAATAACTACTTGCCCCCCAAAGCCAAAGTCTATACGAGCAAGAGTAAAAGCGCTCAAGAGGCACACGAGGCCATTAGACCCACTTCAATTTCTTTAGAACCAAACGCCTTAAAAGACTATCTCAAACCTGAAGAATTGAAACTCTACACGCTCATTTACAAGCGCTTTTTAGCCTCTCAAATGCAAGATGCCGAATTTGAAAGTCAAAGCGTGATTTTAGCTTGCGAAAAAGGCGAATTTAAAGCTAGTGGCAGGAAGCTCCTTTTTGATGGCTATTATAAAATCTTAGGCAATGATGATAAGGACAAATTGCTCCCTAATTTAAAAGAAAATGACCCCATTAAATTAGAAAAATTAGACAATAACACGCATGTTACAGAACCCCCCGCTCGCTATTCAGAGGCAAGTTTAATCAAAGTCTTAGAAAGCTTAGGCATAGGCAGACCTAGCACTTATGCGCCTACTATTTCGCTTTTACAAAATAGAGATTACATCAAAGTAGAAAAAAAGCAAATCAGTGCTTTAGAGAGTGCGTTTAAAGTGATAGAAATTTTAGAAAAGCATTTTGAAGAAATCGTGGATTCAAAATTCAGCGCCTCTTTAGAAGATGAGCTGGATAATATCGCTCAAAATAAAGCCAATTACCAACAAGTTTTAAAAGATTTTTACTATCCCTTTATGGATAAAATTGAAGCCGGAAAAAAGAACATCATCTCGCAAAAAGTCAGCGAAAAAACCGGCGAATTTTGCCCTAAATGCGGAGCAGAATTAGTCAAAAAGAGTAGCCGCTATGGAGAGTTTGTCGCTTGTAGTGCTTATCCTAAATGCAAATACATCAAGCAAGAAGAAAATACAAGTGATGAAACCCCTAATCAAACATGCGAAAAATGTGGGGGGGAAATGGTGCAAAAATTTGGCAGAAACGGAGCGTTTTTAGCTTGTAACAACTACCCTGAATGCAAAAACACCAAATCTTTAAAAAATGCCCCTAGTAGCCAAGAGATTTTAGAAGGCGTGAAATGCCCAGAATGCGGGGGTGATATTGCTTTAAAGCGTAGCAGAAAAGGCTCATTCTATGGGTGCAATAATTACCCTAAATGCAACTTTTTATCCAACCATAAGCCCATAAACAAGCGTTGTGAGAAATGCCATTATTTAATGAGTGAAAGAGTCTA is a window encoding:
- the topA gene encoding type I DNA topoisomerase, with the translated sequence MKHLIIVESPAKAKTIKNFLDKNYEVIASKGHVRDLSKFALGIKIDEKGFTPNYIVDKDHKELVKHIIELSKKATATYIATDEDREGEAIGYHIACLIGGELESYPRIVFHEITKNAILNALENPRQIDMDKVNAQQARRFLDRIVGFKLSSLIASKISKGLSAGRVQSAALKLVIDREREINAFKPLTYFTLDALFESNLEAQLISYKGNKLKAQELIDKEQALAIKSELEKENYIISSIVKKPKKSSTPPPFMTSTLQQSASSLLGFSPTRTMSIAQRLYEGVATPQGIMGVITYMRTDSLNIAKEAIEEARAKILKDYGNNYLPPKAKVYTSKSKSAQEAHEAIRPTSISLEPNALKDYLKPEELKLYTLIYKRFLASQMQDAEFESQSVILACEKGEFKASGRKLLFDGYYKILGNDDKDKLLPNLKENDPIKLEKLDNNTHVTEPPARYSEASLIKVLESLGIGRPSTYAPTISLLQNRDYIKVEKKQISALESAFKVIEILEKHFEEIVDSKFSASLEDELDNIAQNKANYQQVLKDFYYPFMDKIEAGKKNIISQKVSEKTGEFCPKCGAELVKKSSRYGEFVACSAYPKCKYIKQEENTSDETPNQTCEKCGGEMVQKFGRNGAFLACNNYPECKNTKSLKNAPSSQEILEGVKCPECGGDIALKRSRKGSFYGCNNYPKCNFLSNHKPINKRCEKCHYLMSERVYRKKNAQECIKCKERVFLEE